The sequence CCGGGCAGGCACACATCGACGTCCGAATGTACGACGACCTCGCCGGGAAGTCTCTCGAGGGCAACGAACGCCTCACGGCGAACGGTATCCTGTCGATTGATGACGACGACCTCGAATCGCGTACGTTCGACTACCACCTCGAGACCGAGGGCGGATCGTTCGAGATTGAGGACGGCGGTTTCGAGGACATCGACTACGAGGAACACATGGACGACATTCGGGCGATCGCCGAGAGCGGCGATCCGATCGGGATGCTCGTCGACTCACTGGCGCCGCAACTCTCTCGGGATGAGCGCCTCGAGCAGATCATGACCGCGATGGTCCTCCAGCTCGTCGGCGCCGGTCGGAAGGACCTCGAGGACGGGCCGACCTTCCGGGGCGACTTCCACGTCCTCATCCTCTCGGACCCCGGAATGGGAAAGTCCGAACTCCTGGGCGAGGTCGAAGATATCTCGCCGATCGGCCGCTACGTCAGCGGGAAGGGGCTCTCGAAAGCCGGCGCGACGGCCGCTGCCGTGAAAGACGACTTCGGCGGCTCGGAGTACACGCTCAAGGCTGGTATCCTGGTCCTCGCGAACGACGGAATCGCGTGCATTGACGAGATCGACAAGGTCCAGCCGAACGCCGTCCAGGCGATGCACGGGGCGCTCGAGCGTCAGCGCGTCGACGTCATGAAGGCGGGCATCTCCTCGAAGCTCCCGGCGAAGACGTCGCTACTGGCGGCCGGAAATCCGAAGTACGGCCGGTTCGACCGCCACCAGCCGATCTCGGAACAGATAGACCTCGCACCATCGCTCATGTCCCGATTCGACCTCATGTTCATGATGTCGGACACGCCCGACGAGGAACGCGACCGCGAGGTCGCCGAACACATCGTCCAGTCGTGGGACGAGGCCGCGAGATCGGCCTACCGTGGCGAAGGCGACGGCACGATCGTCGAGCGAGAGATTCCGACCGAAGTCCTCCGGGCGTACATCGCCTACGCGAAAGAGACGGTCAAACCGGTATTCGCGAATGCAGATATCTGGAACCGGTTCATCGACCACTACGTAAAGATCCGATCGAAGGGCGTCGACGAGGACTCCCCCGTCCCGGTGACGGCCCGCAAACTTCAGGCCTTCCTCCGACTCGCGGAAGCGTCGGCTCGAGCTCGTCTCTCGGACACGATCGAACACGAGGACGTCACGCGGTCGATCGAACTCATCATGCGGTCGCTCAACGACGTCGGAATCGACCCCGAAAGCGGAGAGTTCGACGCCGATATTGTCGAAGCAGGCACCTCGAAAAGCCAGCGCGACCGCGTGAAAGGCGTGAAGGCGTGCATCCTGGACGTCGAGGAAGAGTACGACAGGGGCGCACCCATCGACGTGGTCCTCGAGCGCTGTAATTCGATCGGCATCGACACGGACAAAGCCGAGTCTGAAATCGAGAAACTGAAACAGAAAGGCGAACTCTACGAACCGTCTGAGGGGGTCTTCCTAACTACCTGACCGACCAGACTAGGGCGTTCCCAACCGACCGACTCTCGAGATCGCCGCTCTCCTCGAGCTGGGTCAGGCGCCGATGGGCGGTCGCTCGCTTGCATCCGACCTCTCGGGCGATGTCGCCGGTGGTCGGCAACTCCAACTCGGCAACGGCCTGACGGAAATCTACATCAGAATAAGCCACATTTGAATCAAACCGTCCTTTCTCGTCTCTCGAACGCTCATTCATACTCTACACTGCGTAAGCCTGCCGTAAAACCCTATCGGACATACGTCTCATGGGAAAACTATAAGTCAGTGTGAACGAAAAGGCGAAGTAAGCACTCCAGGCGTGATCTACGTTCGGAGAACGCCCTGGTGTTAGAGCACCAGTGCGAGTGCTTGCACGGATGGAAACCAGCAAGCATGACTCAGTTACACCAGCGTCCTAATAAATCCGACGCACCGTCCCAACCCGAATCGCACGACGCCTGTCCGACGTGCGGACAGCCCGCCGCCATCAAAGCAACCTGCACCGCGAGCGGCCACGACTACCGCCTCGAGTGCTCGAACTGTCCCTGGTTCGTCCCGATCCACCGGCCACAACAACCAACGCTCGTCACCGACGGCGGCACGATCGCGACCCAACCGACGACCGACGACAACTCAGCCCGAGACATCCTGGACGACCTCCACTACGACGAGAGCGTCGCACGCCTGTGTGAACACCTCGCGACCGGTGACTCTGACCTCTCGGGCGAGGACTGCCGCCGAGCGCTGTCGAAGGCCACTGACCTCTGTCTCGTCTTCGAACACCGCTCGAAAACGGAGTTCGTCACGATCTCGGACGGCGACCTCCAGGCGGCGTACTACCGCGCGGGCGACGCACACGTCTGTGGCCCGATGACGCTCGAGGCCGACCACCTGGAGTCGCGCCTCCCGGCGCTGGCGGACGTCTGTCTCCTCGAGGACGCACCAGCGGCAATCGGGGGTGGCCGATGAATCCCGCCGACTACCC is a genomic window of Natronosalvus halobius containing:
- a CDS encoding minichromosome maintenance protein MCM, encoding MSAQQIPEVMESCEEFLKKYYKEEVLRLANRFPNDQKSLVIDWNDLFKYDPRLADDYLDQPKIVLRHLKEALRTYDLPADIDLSAANVRIENLEDARTVHINEYRPEQIGQALGIRGQVTQLSEPKPQIDEAAFECTLCGTLHRIPQSGGDEMQEPHECQGCERQGPFQLNTEQTVFQQYQVARLEMPPERSNTGQAHIDVRMYDDLAGKSLEGNERLTANGILSIDDDDLESRTFDYHLETEGGSFEIEDGGFEDIDYEEHMDDIRAIAESGDPIGMLVDSLAPQLSRDERLEQIMTAMVLQLVGAGRKDLEDGPTFRGDFHVLILSDPGMGKSELLGEVEDISPIGRYVSGKGLSKAGATAAAVKDDFGGSEYTLKAGILVLANDGIACIDEIDKVQPNAVQAMHGALERQRVDVMKAGISSKLPAKTSLLAAGNPKYGRFDRHQPISEQIDLAPSLMSRFDLMFMMSDTPDEERDREVAEHIVQSWDEAARSAYRGEGDGTIVEREIPTEVLRAYIAYAKETVKPVFANADIWNRFIDHYVKIRSKGVDEDSPVPVTARKLQAFLRLAEASARARLSDTIEHEDVTRSIELIMRSLNDVGIDPESGEFDADIVEAGTSKSQRDRVKGVKACILDVEEEYDRGAPIDVVLERCNSIGIDTDKAESEIEKLKQKGELYEPSEGVFLTT
- a CDS encoding helix-turn-helix domain-containing protein — protein: MNERSRDEKGRFDSNVAYSDVDFRQAVAELELPTTGDIAREVGCKRATAHRRLTQLEESGDLESRSVGNALVWSVR